Sequence from the Egibacter rhizosphaerae genome:
CCGCAGTCGTGACCGGGACCGCGGCGATGGTCCCGCTCTTCCGGCTGGTGTTCGAGATCGGGCTCATGGACACCCACACCGCGGTCATCCTGGTGATGGCCGGCGGTCTCCTGCCCGCAGGGGTGTTCATCCTGAAGGACTTCATGGACACCGTCCCCCGCAGCTACGAGGAGTCCGCGCTCGTCGCCGGTGCCTCGAGCCTGCAGATCCTGCGCGACATCGTGGCCCCCGTCGTCCGGCCCGGGCTGGCGGTGATCGGCGTCTGGGCGCTGGTGCAGGTGTGGGGGAACTTCCTGGTGCCGTTCATCCTGCTGCGCAGCTCCGATCTCAACCCGGCCGCGGTGGTGATGTACAACTTCTACACCGAGGGCGGCATCGCGGACCTCAGCCTGCTCTCCGCGTTCTCCCTGATCTACACCATCCCGGTCGTGGCCCTCTACCTGTTCGTCCAGCGGCGATACGGGTTCCGCTTCTACGGAGGGATCAAGAGCTGACATGGCCGACATCGAGCTCGAGAACGTCACCAAGCGGTTCCCCGGGGGCGTGGTCGCCGTCGACGACCTCGATCTGCACATCGCCGACGGCGAGTTCTTCTCCCTGCTGGGACCCTCGGGGTGCGGGAAGACCACGCTGCTGCGGATGACCGCCGGCCTCGAGCGGGCGTCCGGCGGCAGGATCTCGATCGGCGGGCAGGACGTCACCCGGCTCCCACCCGGCGAACGTGACGTCGCGATGGTGTTCCAGGACTACGCGCTCTACCCCCACATGCAGGTGGTGGACAACATCGCCTACCCCCTCAAGGTGCGCAAGCTCGACAAGCGGGAGCGCCGCCAACGCGCCGCGGAGGCCGCCAGCAGCCTGCAGCTCGGGGAGTACCTGGAGCGCCGGCCCTCGGAGCTCTCCGGAGGACAGCAGCAGCGCGCGGCCGTGGCCCGCGCGATCGCCTACGAGCCGAGCGTCTTCCTGTTCGACGAGCCGCTCTCGAACCTCGATGCCCGGCTGCGGCTGGAGGCCCGGACGTTCCTGAAGCGCCTGCAGGCAGATCTGGGCGTGAGCACGATCTACGTCACCCACGACCAGTCGGAGGCGCTCGCGCTCAGCGACCGGATGGCGGTCATGAAGGACGGCCAGGTCCGCCAGCTCGGCGCGCCCAAGGAGGTCTTCGACCGGCCCGTCGAACTCTTCGTCGCGAGCTTCATCGGCTCGGTGCCGATGAACCTCATGGAGGGGCGGATCAGCGAGGACGGTGACCACGTCGAGCTGCGGGGCCAACGGGTACCGGTGCCGCCGGCCTTCGCCGGGTCGGTGGGCCCGAACGACGGGGTCGTGCTCGGCGTTCGTCCGGAGTACGGGAGCCTCGCCGCGCCGGAGACACCCCAGGCGATCACCGGGCGGATCGCCGTCTCGGAGTTCCTCGGCACCCAGCATCTGGTGACCGTCGAGGCCGACGGGCTGTCGGTGCAGGTCGTCACCAAGGAGGCGGTCGCGCTGGATGATCGTGTGAGTGTCGTATTCGCGCCGGAGCAGTCGCTGCTGTACGACCCGGACAGCGAGCAGTTGCTCGCATCCCGACCGGTCGACGGGTCCGCCGAGCGCGTGGACAGCGCCCACCGCGAGGGCTGACCCGGTGGGTGTCACGGTTCGCACGGGGACGTTCACCCCCGCCGACCGCCGCGCCCAGCCGCACCGCTACGTGACCGTCCCCGTGGAGGCCGACGCGGCGGCCCTGTCGGTCACGCTGGACCATGACCGTTCCGCCGGCGTTCTCGACCTCGGGGTGTTCGACCCCTCCGGCGAGTTCCGTGGCTACTCGGGCGGGGCGAGGGACCGGTTCGTGATCACCGAGGACCAGGCGACCCCCGGGTACGTTCCGGGGCCCCTGCCGGCGGGGGAGTGGCACGTCTTCCTGCGGTTGCACCGCGTGGCGGACGGCGGCCTCCCGTGGGAGGTCCGCGTCTCGACCGAGCCCGCGCGGCCGGACCCGCTCCCGCCCCCACCGCGGCCCGGCGCGAGGCCGCAGCTGACCCGTCCGCCCGCCCCCGGCGGGGCGCGGTGGACGCCGGGGGACCTGCACGCCCACACGCTGCACTCCGACGGCACGCAGACGATCGATCAGCTCGCCGTGCAGGCGCGGGGTCTCGGCCTCGAGTTCCTGGCGGTGACCGACCACAACACCGTGAGCCACCACCCGCACCTCGCGGCCGCCGGTGCTCGTGCGGACGTGACGCTCTTGCCGGGACAGGAGGTCACCGCCGACACCGGACACGCGAACGTGTTCGGCGACGTGGGCTGGATCGACTTCCGCGAGCCCTCGGCCGTCTGGGCGCGGCTGGCCCGCGCGTCGGGCGGCCTCTTCAGCATCAACCACCCCATCGCCGGCGACTGCGCGTGGCGCGAGCCGCTGCCCGGGGAGGTCACGCACGTCGAGGCCTGGCACGGGCTGTGGGACGGACTTGATCCCCGGCCGCTCGACTGGTGGCGGCAGGTGGGCGGCGTGCCGATCGGAGGTACCGACGTGCACGACGCCGCCCGCGGCGACCTGCCCGGGCATCCGACGACGTGGGTGTGCACCTCGGCCGAGCAGCCCGACGTGCTCTCGGCGATCGCCGCGGGACACGTCGCCCTCAGCGCGGCGTCGAGCGCGCCGCTGCTCGTTCGCTGCGAGGAGCGGTTGGTCGCGGTGAACGCCGGCGGTACGCGGTGCGTGACCGGGGAGGCGCTGCTCGCGAAGGGGCCGGACGCGCCGGGACGTGGCGTGACCGATGATCCCGCCGACCTGGGACCCGCCGCCGGATGGCACGTGCTCCTCGACGGTTCGGGGCGGGTGCGCGCCCTCACACCCTGACCCACGCGTCTCGATCCCGCGGAACGGCTCAGTCGCCGAGCCAGACCGTTCGGATCTCGTGGGGCTCGAGCCGCAGGGTGAGGCGGCCGTCCGCGACGGTGGTGGGCTCGTCGAGGGGGGAGCCGAGCAGCGAGAGCGTCCGCGACCGCTCGAACGGACCGGTCAGCGTGGCCGTGCGGGCCTCGGCGGCGAGGTTGACCAGTCGGGCCTCCCGGCCGCCGTCGCGGCGCCGGAGGGCGCTCAGCGCGACCCCCTCGCCCGCGAGGTCGAGCCCGCCCGCCCCTGCGGTGTGCGTGCCCGCGCCCGGGGCGGTGCCCGGGCGCTGGAGGAACGGGAGGCGGTAGCGCTCCGCGTCCGCTGCGATCGCCCCGACGTCGTCGGGATCCGCGGTGGGGCGCACGGCGAATCCCACCTCCCAGGGCCCCTGGCACTGGTTCATCGGGGTCGGCAGCTGCGGACCGGCCGGCTCGGCCCGGTAGGGGTGGTCGTTCACGCTGACGTGGCTCGTGGCCCGCAGCAACGTGAGGGCGAGCTCCTCCCCGTCGACGAGCTCGTACTCGCTGACGTGGTCCAGCAGCAACGCGAGGCCACCGGTCGCGACGAACCCGTGGGCCGGGGCCGTGGGCAGCGGGTGCTCACCGTGGCCGCCTTCGCAGTGGAGGCCGCGCGCGACGACGGCGAACTGGCCCTCGGCCCGCGTTCGCTGGTCGGGCTCGGGCAGGGGGGCGTGCCAACGCAGGCGGTGGTCCCTGGCGGCGTTGTCGAAGCCGATGCGCAGGCGGACGAACGGCTCGTCGGCACGCACCTCGACGGCGGTGCGCACCGTGGTGATCGCTCGCGTCCCCGCCCGGGCCCGTCGGTCCTCGGTGAGCCCGGTGGGCCACGCGAAGGTGCGCAGGATCTCCACGGCGGCGGCCAGCGGCCCGTCGTGCACGGGCCGCACCTCGACGCGTTCGGGGGTGTCGACCAGTTCGTCCTGCGGGGGAGGGCCGTAGTTGTAGGTGTCTCCGGCGTCGCCGCCGTCGACGAGCCGACCGACCCCGTCGAGCCGGACCCCGTCGCCGCTCACCGACAGCGTGCCGTCGTCGGCGACCCCCACGTCGATCAGGCCGTTCGAGAGGCGCGTCCCCTCGCGGCGGGCGGGCGCGAGCGGAGTCCAGGTGGGGGCGTCATCGGTCGGCGCGACGGTCGTCCAGCCCAGGGGCGGGACGGGGACGCGCGCGCGAACGTGCTGCGAGGCGCGCGCCGACACCACGACCCTCCAGTCGTCCCTGCCGACGGCCTCGACCTCGCGGCGGGCGCTCGCGACGAGCCCGTCGACGTCGACCTCGGGGGGCTCGGGCAGCCGGTCGACGGTGATCGTCAGCGTCGGCGGTCGTGCCTCGGCGTCGACGTCGTAGCCGCTGATCAACTGGCCGTAGAGCTCTCGCGCGTGGCGTAGCTCGAAGACGTTCAGCGCCTCCTCGGCGGTGGTTTCCCGGTCGAGCAGCACCGTCGGGTGGTCGGTGACCACCTGCACGCCGACCACCGTGCCGTCGCCGGTGGCGAGTGAGCCGGCACGCATCCGGTCCGCGGGCACGTCGAGCCGGACCTCGTCGGAGCGGGCCGCGGGCGACGGGTTCCACGCCACCGCGCCGTCGATCGGGGCCGAGGCGGCGGGTCCGGCCAGCCGCTGCGCGGCGAGCTCCTCACCGATCTGCGCCGCCTCCGCGTACCGCACACCCACCTGGGCCACGGTTTCGTCGTGCGAGCACGCGCAGACGAGTCGTGCGCGGCGTTCTCGATGAGGCGTGCCCACGCGGACGCCAGCTCCTCGCCCGGCCACGTGTCGCCCAGCACCGTTGCGAGCGGCTCGGCGTAGCGCTCCAGGGCGCGCTCGGCCCGCCCTGCGAGCACCTTGATGTCGACCCTGGTGGAGGTCACGCCCATCAGGACGTTCGCCCGGGCCCCGGAGCGCAGTTCGCCGTGCCAGGTGGGCAGTGGCCCCTGATCGCGCACCGCCTGCAGGTAGGCAGGCAGCGTCGAGCATTCGACGGTGACGTCGTCGAGCTGCGCGTCGGCCTTGCGAATCCGCTGCGGGAGGTCGGTCGGTGGTGCGGTGTGGTCGGCACCGTGCAGCATCAGGAGGTGGCCCTCGGGCATGAAGCCCGCGCGCCGCTCCTGGAAGCGTTGGACGTCCACCGCCAGACGGTCCTCGACCCGGAGCAGGTGGGCGGCGTGCCCGTAACCGTCGACCAGGTACTCGGCGCGCACGGACGACCCGTCCGGGGCGCTCCAGCGGAACGCGTGGTGCTCGATGGCGCGAGGCACCCCCCGCCACACGACCGCATCCGAGAGGCCCGCGCGCGCGAGGATCTGCGGCATCTGGGCGACGTGACCGAACATGTCGGGGAGATACCCGACCGGCATCGCCCCGCCCAGGCGCTCCGCGACGGCCCAGCCGGTCTCGAAGTTTCGGACCAGGGTCTCGCCCGACGGGAGGAACTCGTCGGCGAGGATCCGCCAGGGCCCGATGAGGAGGCGGCCCTCGCGCACCAGCGCCCGCACGCGCGGCTCCTCCTCGGGCCGCAGCTCCAGGTAGTCCTCGATCGCCGCGGTCTGCCCGTCGAAGGTGAAGACGAAGCGTGGGTCGTCCTCGAGCATCGCGAGCACGGTCTCCACGGTCCCCAGCAGGCGCAAACGGAAGGTCTGGAACGGCTCGTACCACTCACGATCCCAGTGGGTGTGCGGGATCACGTGGACCCGGGTCGCGCTCATAGGGCGGCCTCTCCACCGATCGTGACGCCCTGCTGGGCGGCCAGCACGGCCATGGCGCTCTGACAGGTGATGATGTCCTCGAGGCCCTCGACGGCGCCGCTGGGTGGCGCGGACAGCCCCAGGGCGACGGCGTGGAAACGCTCGAGCTGTCGCTCGAAGGCCTCGCGGTGCGAGGTCCGGTGCAGCTGGCGGTGGCCCTCGCCCTCGGCGGTAGTGAGCTGATAGGTGGTCGGGGCGTGGAGGAGGTACGGCGAGGGGAACTCGAACTCGATGGAGCCGCGCTCGCCGTGCACCCGGACCTGCTCGCGATAGGCGGGGTAGTCGGGCATGAGGTGCCACCCGATGTCGACCCGGGCGTCCCCGGGGAGCTGGCCGGTCAGCACGAGGGAGCGGCCGACGTCGCCCGCCCACTCGCTGACGGCGTCGACGGTCGCCAGCGGGCCCACGGTCGCGCGCAGCACCGACAGTTCGTGGATCACGCTGCCGAGCAGCACGTCGGTGTAGATCGAACCCAGCGTGGTGGCGCCCGCCGGGCCCAGGGCGATCGTTCGGAGCTCCGCGTCGGTGTTCGCGACGGTCGCCGGGGGAGGCCACGTCTGGGGGGAGCGACCGAGGTGGGTCAGCTGCCGCTCCAGACTCGGGTGCAGGACCGTGATCTCCACGCTGCGCAGGCTGCCGACCTCCCGCAGATCGACGGCCGCCGTCTCCACGGCCGGGTCGAGTTGTTTCATGTACCCCAAGTGCAGCCTGTCGGAGCCCTTGAGCTGCTCGGCCTCCTCGCGCGTGAACGCCAGGGGCTTCTCGCACAGGACCGCGATCCCGGCCTCGGTGAGCACCCGGGCGGCCTGACCGTGCGAGCCCGAGGTGAGCAGCAGGACCGCATCGATCTCTTCGCAGGCGGCGACCTCCTCGACCGTCTCCAGGCGTCGATGGTGGGGTACGGACCACTGGTCCCCGATCGTTGCCACGGCCCGGGGCGAACGGTCGCACACCGCCACGAGCCGGAAGAGGTCCCGGCGTCGGGCCAGCAGGGGAAGGTAGACCAGCTGCGCGACCGTGCCGAGCCCGACCACCGCGAGCCGCACCGGTTCCTGCGGTGTCCCCATCACCATCCCAGCTCCGCCAGGAAACGCCGATTCCGTCCGTGGGCCTCGAGGGCGCGGCTCACCGCCTCGGGGGTCCGGGGGCTGGCGTCCTGCTCGATCACGACCCAGCCCTGCCAGTCGAGCAGTTGCCCGAGCACCTCGCCGAGGGGAAGGTCGCCGGTGCCCAGCTCCGCGAACACGCCGCTGTCCCAGACGTCGTCCACCGGTGAACGCCCCTGCCGCAGGCGGTCGGCGGTCGCGGCGTCGACGTCCTTGACGTGCAGGTGCGTGACCCGGTCGCGCCACGCCTGCAGGGTCGCCAGGGGATCGTCGCCGCCCAAGCGCACGTGGCCGGTGTCGAAGCACAACTCGACGCTGGTTTCGGCCAACAGTCGCTCGGTCTGCACGGCGGTCTCGACGAGCGTCCCGGCGTGCGGGTGGAACACGGCGGGATGGCCGCGGTCCTCGCAGCGCCGCCGAGCGTCCTCCACCAGCGTCACGAGCCGTGCCCATTCACGCGCGTCGGTCTCGTGCTCGCCCGTGCCGACCCGGCCGGACCGGGTGCGTGGTGCGCCGAACGTCGGCCGAGGCGTGGGCAGGTCCGGTCGGGCGGACGCCCCGATGTCGCATGCGTCGAGGACGTGCTCGAGCTCCCGCTCGCTCGAGTCCTCGCCCAGGCTCACCCAGCCGCCAGCCAGGCCGAGCCCGTGGTGGGAGAGGCTCGCGACGAGGCCGTCCGCCGATGCCAGGTACTCGGGAGGGCCGAGGTCGGTGCCGTCGAAGCCGTCCCCGGCCAGCCGGCCCAAGAACGCTGCAGGGTCGGACGAGGCGGCGTCCGGGGATCCGACGCCGAGGTTGCAGGGCGCCCCTGCCACCGCGTATCCAGCGGGCAACGAGGACCTCCCGTCGGGGCGGACAGCTATTGGAGCGTTCCATAATAGCTGTCGCGTCGTCAACCATTCCAGTCGAGCGGCTCGCCAGGCGATCTGCGACCGTCGCCCGCTGGTGGCAGCATCCGGAGGTCATGCCGAGATCTGTCCGCTTGCGACCCTGGCAGAAGCGGGCGCTCACCGCCTTCGACCAGGCGGGTCGCGCCGACTTCCTCGCGGTCGCCACGCCCGGCGCCGGGAAGACGACCTTCGCGCTCACGGCCGCCATCCGCGACCTCGCGGGCGAACACGGTCGACCCGATGGGCCCGATGGGTCGAGCCGATCCGGTCGCCGGGTCGTCGTCGTCGCACCCACCGCCCATCTGAAGTCGCAGTGGGCCGGGGCGGCCGCCGCGCTGGGCCTGCACCTCGCAGCCGACTGGAGCGGCCGTGACGGCGTGCTGCCCCGTGACCTGCACGGGGCGGTCGTCACCTACCAGCAGGTCGCCGCGGACCCCGATGCCGTCCGCCGCGTCGCCGACGGTGCCTTCGCGATCTTCGACGAGCTCCACCACGCCGGCGAGGAGCGGGCCTGGGGGGCCGCGCTCGCGCACGCCTTCGAACGGGCGGGGCGACGGTTGGCGCTGTCCGGCACCCCGTTCCGCTCCGACACCCAGGCGATCCCGTTCGTGCGGTACGACGGCGACGAGGCGGAGCCCGACTTCGTGTACGGATACGCCGACGCGCTCGCCGAGGGCGGGGTCGTCCGCTCGGTGCGGTTCCCCCGGGTGGACGGGGAGATGGAGTGGACCGCGCCGGACGGCGAACGCCACGCCCACACCTTCGACGACCCGCTCGATCGGGTCCGTGCGGGTCAGCGCCTGCGGACCGCGCTCAGCGCGGAAGGCGAATGGCTGCCCGCGGTCCTCGAGCGAGCGCACGGGCAACTGCTCGGGACCCGGCGCCACGAGTCCGACGCCGGTGGCCTCGTCATCGCGATGGACCAGGCGCACGCGCGGGCGATCGCGTCGCTCATGCGTGAGCGGGTCGGTATCTCGCCGGTCGTCGCCGTGAGCGAGGATCCCGACGCTGGGCGCCGCATCGCCCGGTTCGCCCA
This genomic interval carries:
- a CDS encoding glycoside hydrolase family 38 C-terminal domain-containing protein translates to MQVVTDHPTVLLDRETTAEEALNVFELRHARELYGQLISGYDVDAEARPPTLTITVDRLPEPPEVDVDGLVASARREVEAVGRDDWRVVVSARASQHVRARVPVPPLGWTTVAPTDDAPTWTPLAPARREGTRLSNGLIDVGVADDGTLSVSGDGVRLDGVGRLVDGGDAGDTYNYGPPPQDELVDTPERVEVRPVHDGPLAAAVEILRTFAWPTGLTEDRRARAGTRAITTVRTAVEVRADEPFVRLRIGFDNAARDHRLRWHAPLPEPDQRTRAEGQFAVVARGLHCEGGHGEHPLPTAPAHGFVATGGLALLLDHVSEYELVDGEELALTLLRATSHVSVNDHPYRAEPAGPQLPTPMNQCQGPWEVGFAVRPTADPDDVGAIAADAERYRLPFLQRPGTAPGAGTHTAGAGGLDLAGEGVALSALRRRDGGREARLVNLAAEARTATLTGPFERSRTLSLLGSPLDEPTTVADGRLTLRLEPHEIRTVWLGD
- a CDS encoding Gfo/Idh/MocA family protein; translation: MGTPQEPVRLAVVGLGTVAQLVYLPLLARRRDLFRLVAVCDRSPRAVATIGDQWSVPHHRRLETVEEVAACEEIDAVLLLTSGSHGQAARVLTEAGIAVLCEKPLAFTREEAEQLKGSDRLHLGYMKQLDPAVETAAVDLREVGSLRSVEITVLHPSLERQLTHLGRSPQTWPPPATVANTDAELRTIALGPAGATTLGSIYTDVLLGSVIHELSVLRATVGPLATVDAVSEWAGDVGRSLVLTGQLPGDARVDIGWHLMPDYPAYREQVRVHGERGSIEFEFPSPYLLHAPTTYQLTTAEGEGHRQLHRTSHREAFERQLERFHAVALGLSAPPSGAVEGLEDIITCQSAMAVLAAQQGVTIGGEAAL
- a CDS encoding DEAD/DEAH box helicase; translation: MPRSVRLRPWQKRALTAFDQAGRADFLAVATPGAGKTTFALTAAIRDLAGEHGRPDGPDGSSRSGRRVVVVAPTAHLKSQWAGAAAALGLHLAADWSGRDGVLPRDLHGAVVTYQQVAADPDAVRRVADGAFAIFDELHHAGEERAWGAALAHAFERAGRRLALSGTPFRSDTQAIPFVRYDGDEAEPDFVYGYADALAEGGVVRSVRFPRVDGEMEWTAPDGERHAHTFDDPLDRVRAGQRLRTALSAEGEWLPAVLERAHGQLLGTRRHESDAGGLVIAMDQAHARAIASLMRERVGISPVVAVSEDPDAGRRIARFAQSDEPWIVAVRMVSEGVDIPRLRVGVFATNVVTELFFRQAVGRLVRVRADTGTHPAHLFIPDDVRLRAFAAQIGEERRHVLRRREEDETEGDDDEFDEPPVEPVDSEDAQLSLFEAISARTLGDPQVADPPVGAGTRPVGASVEAPPAASPLGGADEDDELFVELTPPPVVGGDDVSGGGGIDEAGGAEGTTREARKKTLRDRNAQRARELARLTGKSHKEVNAELNRLAGVRRVTEATLDELERRADRAQQWLRRL
- a CDS encoding sugar phosphate isomerase/epimerase family protein, whose protein sequence is MAGAPCNLGVGSPDAASSDPAAFLGRLAGDGFDGTDLGPPEYLASADGLVASLSHHGLGLAGGWVSLGEDSSERELEHVLDACDIGASARPDLPTPRPTFGAPRTRSGRVGTGEHETDAREWARLVTLVEDARRRCEDRGHPAVFHPHAGTLVETAVQTERLLAETSVELCFDTGHVRLGGDDPLATLQAWRDRVTHLHVKDVDAATADRLRQGRSPVDDVWDSGVFAELGTGDLPLGEVLGQLLDWQGWVVIEQDASPRTPEAVSRALEAHGRNRRFLAELGW
- a CDS encoding ABC transporter ATP-binding protein is translated as MADIELENVTKRFPGGVVAVDDLDLHIADGEFFSLLGPSGCGKTTLLRMTAGLERASGGRISIGGQDVTRLPPGERDVAMVFQDYALYPHMQVVDNIAYPLKVRKLDKRERRQRAAEAASSLQLGEYLERRPSELSGGQQQRAAVARAIAYEPSVFLFDEPLSNLDARLRLEARTFLKRLQADLGVSTIYVTHDQSEALALSDRMAVMKDGQVRQLGAPKEVFDRPVELFVASFIGSVPMNLMEGRISEDGDHVELRGQRVPVPPAFAGSVGPNDGVVLGVRPEYGSLAAPETPQAITGRIAVSEFLGTQHLVTVEADGLSVQVVTKEAVALDDRVSVVFAPEQSLLYDPDSEQLLASRPVDGSAERVDSAHREG
- a CDS encoding CehA/McbA family metallohydrolase; protein product: MGVTVRTGTFTPADRRAQPHRYVTVPVEADAAALSVTLDHDRSAGVLDLGVFDPSGEFRGYSGGARDRFVITEDQATPGYVPGPLPAGEWHVFLRLHRVADGGLPWEVRVSTEPARPDPLPPPPRPGARPQLTRPPAPGGARWTPGDLHAHTLHSDGTQTIDQLAVQARGLGLEFLAVTDHNTVSHHPHLAAAGARADVTLLPGQEVTADTGHANVFGDVGWIDFREPSAVWARLARASGGLFSINHPIAGDCAWREPLPGEVTHVEAWHGLWDGLDPRPLDWWRQVGGVPIGGTDVHDAARGDLPGHPTTWVCTSAEQPDVLSAIAAGHVALSAASSAPLLVRCEERLVAVNAGGTRCVTGEALLAKGPDAPGRGVTDDPADLGPAAGWHVLLDGSGRVRALTP
- a CDS encoding carbohydrate ABC transporter permease, with the protein product MTTATPARPPARHLVRMVLARIGFYLFVVLVGLFFALPVLWLVVAPFDETPGLSVAVPELTLQNFREVMENPFALRSLLNSLILAIVTTLLVVASASLSAYALSRVRLPGRDVLLYVLLLFSAVVTGTAAMVPLFRLVFEIGLMDTHTAVILVMAGGLLPAGVFILKDFMDTVPRSYEESALVAGASSLQILRDIVAPVVRPGLAVIGVWALVQVWGNFLVPFILLRSSDLNPAAVVMYNFYTEGGIADLSLLSAFSLIYTIPVVALYLFVQRRYGFRFYGGIKS